From the genome of Thermoflexus hugenholtzii, one region includes:
- a CDS encoding NUDIX hydrolase, whose protein sequence is MIGPFVFCPRCGARLAQQFLFGRERPVCPACGYIVFYDPKVAVGALVEHEGKVLLVRRRYDPGKGGWALPAGFVEIDEGPVAAAIRECREETGLLIRICGLLDVFAVPTDPRGPAVFIVYRGVPVAGDLRPGDDALEAGFFPPDGLPSPLVFASTRRALWRWRRGKGFEGRRF, encoded by the coding sequence TTGTGGCGCCCGCCTGGCCCAGCAGTTCCTCTTCGGTCGGGAGCGACCGGTCTGCCCGGCCTGCGGCTACATCGTGTTCTACGATCCCAAGGTGGCGGTGGGGGCGCTGGTGGAGCACGAAGGGAAGGTGTTGCTGGTGCGCCGGCGTTACGATCCGGGCAAGGGGGGCTGGGCCCTCCCGGCCGGGTTCGTGGAGATCGACGAGGGGCCGGTGGCGGCGGCCATTCGGGAATGCCGGGAGGAGACCGGGCTGCTCATCCGCATCTGCGGCCTGCTGGACGTCTTCGCCGTCCCGACGGATCCCCGGGGTCCTGCGGTGTTCATTGTATATCGGGGGGTTCCGGTTGCGGGGGATCTGCGGCCGGGGGATGACGCCCTGGAGGCGGGCTTCTTTCCGCCGGACGGGTTGCCTTCCCCCCTGGTCTTCGCCAGCACCCGCCGGGCTCTCTGGCGCTGGCGCCGGGGAAAAGGGTTCGAGGGGAGGAGGTTCTGA
- a CDS encoding Uma2 family endonuclease — translation MARAVTVEGVRFERYEAFRKWAEGQPGYWILVRGVPMPSPSPSRKHQKISLRLLLHLVEAVLRPGLGEVYAAPLDVKLGEDTVYQPDLLVVLREHADRLRETHIEGAPDLVVEVVSPSTAYLDLLEKRYDYGRAGVREYWVVDPETRMVEVYGLEGERLVLLEGARGTGRVRSRLIPGLEVDVADLFRDL, via the coding sequence ATGGCACGGGCGGTGACGGTGGAGGGCGTTCGGTTTGAGCGCTATGAGGCCTTCCGGAAGTGGGCGGAGGGCCAGCCGGGCTACTGGATCCTCGTGCGGGGGGTCCCCATGCCGAGCCCATCCCCTTCGCGTAAACATCAAAAGATCTCGTTGCGTCTGCTCCTGCATCTCGTGGAAGCGGTTCTCCGGCCCGGGCTGGGGGAGGTATATGCCGCGCCCCTGGATGTGAAGCTGGGGGAGGACACAGTGTATCAGCCGGATCTGCTGGTGGTGTTGCGGGAGCATGCGGACCGGCTGCGGGAGACGCACATCGAGGGGGCGCCGGATTTGGTGGTGGAGGTGGTTTCGCCGTCGACGGCGTATCTGGATCTCCTGGAGAAGCGCTATGACTACGGGCGAGCAGGGGTGCGAGAATACTGGGTGGTGGATCCGGAGACGCGGATGGTGGAGGTGTATGGATTGGAGGGGGAGCGGCTGGTGCTTTTAGAGGGAGCGCGTGGGACGGGACGGGTGCGCAGCCGTCTGATCCCCGGCTTGGAGGTGGACGTCGCGGATCTCTTCCGGGACCTGTGA
- a CDS encoding nucleotidyltransferase domain-containing protein codes for MKVAIEVLKREILERLRPLDPERVILFGSYAWGHPTEDSDIDLYIVTKDDFLPQSYEERRELVRRVSRALWDLRLRVPMDLIVHTRPMSERFFRNGGSMAREIQERGIVWYESGDRPGMVEIGGGRPSDDRADPGR; via the coding sequence ATGAAGGTGGCGATCGAGGTCCTGAAGCGAGAGATCCTGGAGCGGCTCCGGCCGCTGGATCCCGAGCGGGTGATCCTCTTCGGTAGCTACGCCTGGGGACACCCGACGGAGGACAGCGATATCGATCTCTACATCGTCACCAAAGATGATTTTCTGCCCCAAAGCTACGAGGAGAGGCGGGAGCTGGTGCGGCGGGTGTCCCGGGCGCTCTGGGACCTCCGGCTGCGCGTCCCGATGGATCTGATCGTGCATACGCGGCCGATGAGCGAGCGATTCTTCCGGAACGGGGGCTCCATGGCCCGGGAGATTCAGGAAAGGGGGATCGTGTGGTATGAGTCGGGAGATCGCCCGGGAATGGTGGAGATCGGCGGAGGCCGACCTTCGGACGATCGAGCGGATCCCGGACGGTGA
- a CDS encoding DUF433 domain-containing protein gives MEPLDRITVDPGICMGQPTIRGMRITASVIVKMLAAGRSISEILEAYPELEEEDVDQVLKYTSFMPRD, from the coding sequence ATGGAGCCGCTGGACCGCATCACGGTGGACCCGGGGATCTGCATGGGCCAGCCGACCATTCGAGGGATGCGGATCACGGCCAGTGTCATCGTAAAGATGCTGGCCGCCGGTCGCTCCATCTCCGAGATCCTCGAGGCCTACCCGGAGCTGGAGGAGGAGGACGTCGATCAGGTCCTGAAATATACATCCTTCATGCCCCGGGATTGA
- a CDS encoding RNA-guided endonuclease TnpB family protein has product MQVKQAFRFELDPNREARIALAKHVGAARFAYNWGLARCLEAQARGEQIPSAVDLHKDWNEWKRKHAPWWVEVSKCAPQEAFRDLERAVRNWREGRAGFPRFKRKKALADNKARLTGSIRVTPRHVQLPRIGKVRTRERTDQLLELLQSGKARILSATISREADRWFVSLTCEVERPDPEPREIRGPEDVVGIDVGLESFAVLSDGTRMEAPKPLAKALRLLKQRSKQLSRKQKKTVVEQDPETGKERKRTVFSRNYEKAVLRLARLHRRVRNIRRDFLHKVTTELAKAKPVLVVEDLNVQGLARNGSLSRTIQDVGWGAFRRMLEYKCAWYGAVLLIAPRDFPSTKRCSRCGWVGPALPLSQRVFHCGACGLEVDRDLNAALNLRNYGLAALKGPTGSSPGSDACGDPSGGGTAREGRSTSHGSMKQEAARHEFHPRRVK; this is encoded by the coding sequence ATGCAAGTCAAGCAGGCGTTCCGCTTCGAGCTGGACCCCAACCGGGAGGCCCGGATCGCCCTGGCGAAGCACGTGGGCGCCGCCCGCTTCGCCTACAACTGGGGCCTGGCCCGCTGTTTGGAAGCCCAAGCGCGCGGTGAGCAGATCCCCTCGGCGGTGGACCTCCACAAGGACTGGAACGAGTGGAAGCGGAAGCACGCCCCCTGGTGGGTGGAGGTGTCCAAATGCGCCCCCCAGGAGGCCTTCCGGGATCTGGAGCGGGCTGTCCGCAACTGGCGGGAGGGCCGGGCCGGCTTCCCCCGCTTCAAACGCAAGAAGGCTCTGGCGGACAACAAGGCCCGGCTGACCGGCTCCATCCGGGTCACTCCCCGGCACGTGCAGCTTCCTCGCATCGGCAAGGTCCGCACCAGGGAGCGGACGGACCAGCTCCTGGAGCTCCTTCAGTCCGGGAAGGCCCGCATCCTCTCGGCGACTATCTCCCGAGAGGCGGATCGCTGGTTCGTGAGCCTGACCTGCGAGGTGGAGCGCCCGGATCCCGAGCCCCGGGAGATCCGGGGCCCGGAGGATGTGGTGGGCATCGACGTGGGGCTGGAGTCGTTCGCCGTGCTGTCGGATGGAACGCGGATGGAGGCCCCGAAGCCTCTGGCGAAGGCTTTGCGGCTTTTGAAGCAGCGTTCGAAGCAGCTCTCGCGGAAGCAGAAGAAGACGGTGGTGGAACAAGACCCGGAGACGGGTAAGGAGCGGAAGCGGACGGTTTTCTCTCGCAACTACGAGAAGGCCGTGTTGCGTCTGGCCCGGCTGCACCGCCGGGTTCGGAACATCCGCCGGGACTTCCTGCACAAGGTCACCACGGAGCTGGCGAAAGCCAAGCCGGTTCTGGTGGTGGAAGACCTGAACGTGCAGGGCTTGGCGCGGAACGGGAGCCTTTCCCGGACCATTCAGGATGTGGGGTGGGGGGCCTTCCGGCGGATGCTGGAGTATAAGTGCGCCTGGTATGGGGCCGTGCTCCTCATTGCGCCGCGGGACTTCCCGTCCACGAAGCGGTGCTCGCGCTGCGGCTGGGTCGGTCCTGCGCTCCCCCTTTCCCAGCGGGTGTTTCACTGTGGGGCGTGCGGGCTGGAGGTGGATCGGGATCTCAACGCGGCCCTCAATCTGAGAAACTACGGGTTGGCCGCCCTGAAAGGCCCTACCGGGAGTTCCCCGGGAAGTGACGCCTGTGGAGATCCCTCTGGCGGCGGAACGGCCCGTGAGGGTCGGTCTACGAGCCATGGGTCGATGAAGCAGGAAGCAGCCCGTCATGAGTTTCACCCCAGGCGGGTGAAATAA
- a CDS encoding recombinase family protein — MAILLSFISAMKLSDWARQQGISDITAWRWFRAGKLPVPARPLPAGTIWVEAPHPEGIPVRYARVSSADQKEDLERQVQRLQAFAQEQGWTEVKAVTEIGFGLNGKRKKLLRILRDPQVVRI, encoded by the coding sequence TTGGCAATTTTATTATCATTTATTTCAGCCATGAAACTCTCAGATTGGGCTCGTCAGCAGGGGATAAGCGATATCACCGCCTGGCGGTGGTTTCGGGCAGGAAAGCTTCCTGTCCCTGCCCGCCCATTGCCTGCTGGGACCATCTGGGTAGAAGCGCCTCACCCAGAAGGTATCCCTGTGCGCTATGCCCGAGTGTCCTCCGCTGACCAGAAAGAGGATCTGGAACGGCAAGTTCAACGCCTTCAGGCCTTTGCCCAAGAACAAGGTTGGACAGAGGTTAAAGCGGTGACCGAAATCGGCTTCGGGCTGAACGGAAAACGAAAGAAACTTCTACGGATCCTGCGGGATCCCCAGGTGGTTCGGATTTGA
- a CDS encoding folylpolyglutamate synthase/dihydrofolate synthase family protein, with translation MSDIETAYAEVLAELFGRADFEARRPRLPEAFRLEPIRSLLERLGDPHRRYAVVHIAGTKGKGSTAAMVEAILRAAGYRTGLYTSPHLHTMRERIRIDGEPIPPATVVHLFERLRPEIAADPALTVFDILTAMGFLAFAEAGVEIAVVEVGLGGRLDSTNVVSPAVCLITALSMDHMEILGPTLTHIAFEKAGIIKPGIPVGTAPQAEEAMAVLRRVAAERGAPLLTLDGWRYGPREISPAGQWGEIHPPEGSGWSVRLPLLGRHQWENAALAVLAALQLRAQGWSLPDAAIPEGLARVRWPGRFEVLREEPPVVLDGAHNDASAARLAETLMEVFPGRRWGLVFGVSADKDVAAILRPLRPLVGEVWLTRSRHPRAADPAALVAAAAAFGLPARVRATVATAVEEALASGGPVLVTGSLFVVAEAREAWAARGGMPMPEVDPLPLRVGGR, from the coding sequence GTGAGCGACATCGAGACCGCCTACGCGGAGGTCCTGGCCGAGCTCTTCGGCCGGGCGGATTTCGAGGCCCGCCGGCCCCGGCTCCCGGAGGCTTTCCGCCTGGAGCCGATCCGAAGCTTGCTGGAGCGGCTGGGCGACCCCCACCGGCGCTACGCCGTGGTCCACATCGCGGGCACCAAGGGCAAGGGCTCCACGGCCGCGATGGTGGAGGCCATCCTGCGGGCCGCCGGCTACCGCACCGGCCTCTACACCTCCCCCCATCTCCACACCATGCGGGAGCGCATCCGCATCGACGGGGAGCCCATCCCCCCTGCGACCGTGGTTCATCTCTTTGAGCGCCTCCGGCCCGAGATCGCGGCGGATCCGGCCCTCACGGTTTTCGACATCCTGACCGCCATGGGTTTCCTCGCGTTCGCGGAGGCCGGGGTCGAGATCGCCGTGGTGGAGGTGGGCCTGGGGGGGCGGCTGGACTCCACCAACGTGGTCTCCCCGGCGGTCTGCCTGATCACCGCCCTCAGCATGGATCACATGGAGATCCTGGGCCCTACGCTCACCCACATCGCCTTTGAGAAGGCCGGCATCATCAAGCCGGGGATCCCGGTGGGGACTGCCCCTCAAGCCGAGGAGGCGATGGCGGTGTTGCGGCGGGTGGCGGCGGAGCGCGGCGCCCCTCTCCTGACCCTGGATGGATGGCGGTATGGTCCGCGGGAGATCTCGCCGGCGGGGCAGTGGGGGGAGATCCACCCGCCGGAGGGATCGGGCTGGTCGGTGCGCCTTCCCCTTCTGGGCCGCCATCAGTGGGAGAACGCCGCCCTGGCGGTCCTGGCCGCCCTCCAGCTGCGGGCGCAGGGCTGGTCGCTCCCCGATGCGGCGATCCCGGAGGGGCTGGCGCGGGTGCGCTGGCCCGGCCGATTCGAGGTGTTGCGGGAGGAGCCCCCGGTGGTGCTGGACGGGGCCCACAACGATGCCTCCGCCGCTCGCCTGGCGGAGACCCTGATGGAGGTCTTCCCGGGGCGCCGCTGGGGGCTGGTCTTCGGGGTCTCGGCGGACAAGGACGTGGCGGCCATCCTGCGGCCGCTGCGCCCCCTGGTCGGGGAGGTCTGGCTGACCCGATCCCGTCATCCCCGGGCGGCCGATCCCGCGGCGCTCGTGGCCGCTGCGGCGGCCTTCGGCCTCCCCGCTCGGGTGCGGGCGACGGTGGCGACGGCCGTTGAGGAGGCCCTGGCCTCCGGCGGGCCGGTGCTGGTCACCGGCTCCCTCTTCGTGGTCGCCGAGGCCCGGGAGGCGTGGGCGGCGCGGGGCGGGATGCCCATGCCGGAGGTCGATCCCCTTCCCCTCCGGGTCGGGGGTCGGTGA
- the lon gene encoding endopeptidase La has translation MALEPVLGEEALDQRAEGEEQVEAAVLPLRDVVVFPRMVTPLRVGRDKSLRAVEAAVQREEPLVVLTQRAEEVEDPTPEDLYTVGTLVSVARVLRMPDGTTSVLVQGQQRAQVVEFLQQEPYLRARVRLIFERTDRPPATEALMRAVLSQFERVVQLDRSVPEDAYVFAMNIEEPGWLADLIASTLNLKTAERQELLEIFEPSARLLRLSILLARLLDVLELESKIQAQVQQEVDRTQREFYLREQMKAIQHELGEVDVYTQEIQELRERIEAKNLPEEVRARAEKELNRLAQMPPLSPEVSIVRTYIDWILELPWTEETEDNLDIAHAAEVLERHHYGLRKAKERILEFLAVRKLAGDRSRSPILCFVGPPGTGKTSLGKAIAEALGRRFVRISLGGIHDEAEIRGHRRTYIGALPGRILQGMARAGTINPVFMLDEIDKIGADFRGDPAAALLEVLDPEQNHAFSDHYLEIPYNLSKVLFITTANILDTIPPALRDRLEVIEFPGYTEGEKVQIARRFLIPRQMEENGLAGIPLKITDGALRRIIREYTSEAGVRNLEREIAAICRKTARLVAEGKPYRRVITPAVLERYLGPPRYDYGRAEEADQVGVAMALAWTEAGGEVMPVEVTLMEGKGVLLLTGQLGEVMQESAQAALSYVRSRARDFGIRPKRFEKTDVHVHVPEGAIPKDGPSAGITIATALVSAFTGIPVRRDTAMTGEITLRGRVLPIGGLKEKILAAHRAGIQRVILPKKNQRDLVELPRREIRGMTLIFVETMEEVLRAALARPLRGLRAR, from the coding sequence ATGGCGCTGGAGCCGGTCCTGGGAGAGGAAGCGCTGGACCAGCGGGCGGAGGGGGAGGAGCAAGTGGAAGCGGCGGTCCTCCCCCTGCGGGACGTGGTGGTTTTCCCCCGCATGGTGACCCCGTTGCGGGTGGGCCGCGACAAATCCCTGCGGGCGGTGGAGGCGGCCGTCCAGCGGGAGGAGCCCCTGGTGGTCCTCACCCAGCGGGCGGAGGAGGTCGAGGATCCCACCCCGGAGGACCTCTACACCGTGGGGACGCTGGTCTCGGTGGCGCGGGTGCTGCGCATGCCCGACGGCACCACCAGCGTCCTGGTCCAGGGCCAGCAGCGAGCCCAGGTGGTGGAGTTCCTGCAGCAGGAGCCCTACCTGCGGGCCCGCGTCCGCCTGATCTTCGAGCGGACGGATCGGCCGCCGGCCACCGAGGCCCTGATGCGGGCCGTCCTCTCCCAGTTCGAGCGGGTGGTGCAGCTGGACCGGTCGGTGCCGGAGGACGCCTATGTCTTCGCCATGAACATTGAGGAGCCGGGCTGGCTGGCGGATCTCATCGCCAGCACCCTGAACCTGAAGACGGCGGAGCGGCAGGAGCTCCTGGAGATCTTCGAGCCCTCGGCGCGGCTGCTGCGCCTCTCCATCCTGCTGGCGCGGCTCCTGGACGTCCTGGAGCTGGAGAGCAAGATCCAGGCCCAGGTGCAGCAGGAGGTGGACCGGACCCAGCGGGAGTTCTACCTGCGGGAGCAGATGAAGGCCATCCAGCACGAGCTGGGGGAGGTCGACGTCTACACCCAGGAGATCCAGGAGCTGCGGGAGCGGATCGAGGCCAAGAACCTCCCCGAGGAAGTGCGGGCCCGGGCGGAGAAGGAGCTCAACCGGCTGGCCCAGATGCCGCCCCTCTCCCCGGAGGTCAGCATCGTCCGCACCTACATCGACTGGATCCTGGAGCTGCCCTGGACCGAGGAGACCGAGGACAACCTGGACATCGCCCATGCGGCGGAGGTGCTGGAGCGGCATCACTACGGGCTGAGGAAGGCCAAGGAGCGCATCCTGGAGTTCCTGGCGGTGCGCAAGCTGGCGGGGGATCGCAGCCGCAGCCCCATCCTCTGCTTCGTGGGGCCGCCGGGGACCGGCAAGACCTCCCTGGGGAAGGCCATCGCCGAGGCCCTGGGCCGGCGGTTCGTGCGGATATCCCTGGGAGGGATCCACGACGAGGCGGAGATCCGGGGGCATCGTCGGACCTACATCGGCGCCCTGCCGGGGCGGATCCTGCAGGGGATGGCCCGGGCGGGGACCATCAATCCGGTTTTCATGCTGGATGAGATCGATAAGATCGGGGCGGACTTCCGGGGGGATCCGGCGGCGGCCCTCCTGGAGGTGCTGGATCCCGAGCAGAACCATGCCTTCTCGGACCACTACCTGGAGATCCCGTATAACCTTTCCAAGGTCCTCTTCATCACCACGGCCAACATCCTGGACACGATCCCGCCGGCCCTGCGGGACCGGCTGGAGGTCATCGAGTTCCCGGGCTACACCGAGGGGGAGAAGGTGCAGATCGCCCGGCGGTTCCTGATCCCCCGCCAGATGGAGGAGAACGGGCTGGCAGGGATCCCGCTGAAGATCACCGATGGGGCTCTGCGGCGGATCATTCGGGAATACACCTCGGAGGCGGGGGTGCGGAACCTGGAGCGGGAGATCGCGGCCATCTGCCGCAAGACGGCGCGCCTGGTGGCGGAGGGGAAGCCGTATCGGCGGGTGATCACCCCGGCCGTTCTCGAGCGGTATCTGGGGCCGCCCCGGTATGACTACGGGCGGGCGGAGGAGGCGGATCAGGTGGGGGTGGCCATGGCCCTGGCCTGGACGGAGGCGGGGGGCGAGGTGATGCCGGTGGAGGTGACGTTGATGGAGGGGAAGGGGGTTTTGCTGCTCACGGGCCAGCTGGGGGAGGTGATGCAGGAGTCGGCCCAGGCGGCGTTGAGCTACGTGCGCTCCCGGGCGCGCGATTTCGGGATCCGGCCGAAGCGGTTCGAGAAGACGGATGTGCACGTTCACGTGCCCGAGGGGGCGATCCCGAAGGATGGGCCTTCAGCGGGGATCACCATCGCCACGGCCCTGGTGTCGGCCTTCACGGGGATTCCGGTGCGGCGGGACACGGCGATGACGGGGGAGATCACCTTGCGGGGGCGGGTGCTGCCCATCGGGGGGTTGAAGGAGAAGATCCTGGCCGCCCATCGGGCGGGGATCCAGCGGGTGATCCTGCCGAAGAAGAACCAGCGGGACCTGGTCGAGCTGCCCCGGCGGGAGATCCGGGGGATGACCCTGATCTTCGTGGAGACCATGGAGGAAGTCCTGCGCGCCGCCCTCGCCCGCCCCCTCCGAGGGCTCCGCGCTCGTTGA
- a CDS encoding glycosyltransferase family 4 protein — translation MFGSRKYILIISHDVVGDRMAGPGIRYFHLARVLAQEFRVILAVPEGSMVSGIFPIIIYRSERDALLEQAIANARVVIIPAVYVAQIPAIWNTDSFIVVDGYDPFVAESLFLGGDVLALQRALTKAYLVGDFFICASERQRDWLLGLLEAHGRINPFTFSEDPSLRKLVDVVPFGLPETPPQATKPVIRGVWPGISRQDKVVLWGGGLWPWLDPLTAIRAVARVWQQRRDVRLIFPGTRHPNPQMVNIPTHNERAKILAEELGLLNKAIFFGEWVPYIDWPGVLLESDLAITLHLDTLEARLAFRSRVLDYIWAGLPVIATRGDAISDLIERYQLGIVVDYEDDLGVASAILQLLEIPKEIWRTRFEKAWKDLTWERAARPLMEFCHSPRRAPDKATLGEHIGNPYYISEITYLRTLIKGYEQGRFIRLMRWLHQTRVEVQKWLRQRFL, via the coding sequence ATGTTTGGAAGTCGAAAGTATATCTTGATCATTAGCCATGATGTTGTTGGTGATCGGATGGCAGGCCCAGGTATTCGTTATTTTCATCTAGCACGGGTTTTAGCCCAGGAGTTTCGAGTAATCCTTGCTGTCCCTGAAGGATCCATGGTTTCTGGGATCTTTCCCATAATCATTTACCGTTCTGAAAGGGATGCACTTCTGGAGCAAGCTATAGCGAATGCACGGGTGGTGATTATTCCGGCAGTGTATGTTGCCCAGATCCCAGCTATCTGGAATACTGATTCCTTCATTGTAGTGGACGGATATGATCCATTTGTGGCCGAATCTTTATTCCTGGGCGGAGATGTTCTCGCCTTGCAACGTGCTCTGACTAAAGCCTATTTGGTGGGAGATTTCTTTATTTGCGCCAGTGAGCGCCAGCGGGACTGGTTGTTAGGATTATTAGAGGCTCATGGGCGGATTAATCCGTTCACTTTTAGCGAGGATCCATCCTTGCGAAAACTGGTGGATGTTGTCCCTTTCGGTCTTCCGGAGACTCCCCCACAAGCGACCAAGCCAGTTATAAGGGGTGTCTGGCCTGGCATCAGTAGGCAGGACAAAGTGGTTCTCTGGGGAGGTGGGCTCTGGCCCTGGCTGGACCCGTTGACTGCTATCCGTGCCGTGGCTCGGGTCTGGCAGCAACGCCGGGATGTGCGACTGATTTTCCCCGGAACCCGTCATCCCAATCCTCAGATGGTCAATATTCCAACCCATAACGAAAGAGCTAAGATCTTAGCGGAGGAACTTGGATTATTAAATAAGGCTATTTTCTTTGGAGAATGGGTCCCATATATCGACTGGCCAGGTGTATTGCTGGAGAGCGATTTGGCTATAACCCTCCATCTGGATACGCTGGAAGCTCGTTTGGCTTTTCGTAGCCGGGTGCTGGACTACATTTGGGCGGGCTTGCCGGTTATCGCCACTCGGGGAGATGCGATTAGCGATCTAATAGAACGATATCAATTGGGAATCGTGGTGGATTATGAGGATGATTTGGGCGTAGCCAGCGCGATTCTTCAGCTCCTGGAGATCCCGAAAGAGATCTGGCGGACACGATTTGAGAAGGCTTGGAAAGATTTGACCTGGGAGCGTGCAGCGCGGCCTTTGATGGAATTCTGTCATTCCCCTCGCCGAGCGCCGGATAAAGCGACGTTGGGAGAACATATAGGCAACCCATATTACATAAGCGAGATTACCTATTTGCGAACGCTCATAAAAGGATATGAGCAAGGACGGTTTATCCGTTTGATGCGCTGGCTCCATCAAACCAGGGTTGAGGTCCAAAAATGGTTGCGCCAAAGGTTTCTGTGA
- a CDS encoding glycosyltransferase family 2 protein, whose protein sequence is MVAPKVSVIIPIWNGSEYLNACLDSLIAHDYPIFEIIAVDNASVDGSAELIARRYPQVRLIRNAVNLGFAGGCNAGLKAAHGDILVLLNQDTIVQPGWLQALVKALQKTKIGVVGCKMLYPDGRTIQHAGGWIEWPLGLAHHYGQGEQDKGQWDESRPVDYVTGAAMAFRRDVLENVGYMDEGFWPAYYEDVDFCFRARQIGYEIWYIHESLLLHFENSSLKNTGELFYFSEKNRLYFVLKYLIPEKFLSEFVPLEKTRILDFVKTIGVYPLRLAYLSAMPIAARVLMKRQIADEETVNKVLLALRSLYHLTEIYLNDDLNQDEQMVFSGLQEFEFRSAIPIIGPLIAWFRKTWYNVAARWAIRHLIQQQAAINKRQEQIILEQKRKIFWLERSLMENTLSLSQEIARLLLESK, encoded by the coding sequence ATGGTTGCGCCAAAGGTTTCTGTGATTATACCAATATGGAACGGATCTGAATATTTAAATGCATGTTTAGATAGTTTAATAGCTCATGATTATCCGATTTTTGAGATTATTGCAGTCGATAATGCCTCAGTGGATGGTTCGGCTGAGTTGATTGCCCGGCGCTACCCACAGGTGCGGCTGATTCGCAATGCCGTGAATCTCGGGTTTGCTGGAGGGTGTAATGCTGGTCTCAAAGCGGCTCATGGAGATATTCTGGTATTGCTGAATCAAGACACTATTGTCCAACCTGGTTGGCTTCAGGCCCTCGTGAAAGCACTTCAAAAAACCAAGATAGGGGTTGTGGGATGCAAGATGCTCTATCCGGATGGCAGGACGATTCAGCATGCTGGGGGATGGATTGAATGGCCGCTCGGCCTGGCCCACCATTATGGTCAGGGAGAGCAGGATAAGGGCCAATGGGATGAATCCAGGCCAGTAGACTATGTGACCGGGGCCGCTATGGCTTTTCGGCGGGATGTTCTAGAAAATGTGGGTTATATGGATGAAGGATTCTGGCCCGCTTATTATGAGGATGTGGATTTCTGTTTTCGTGCTCGACAAATCGGATATGAAATTTGGTATATTCATGAATCATTGTTACTGCATTTTGAAAACTCCTCGTTAAAAAACACCGGCGAACTTTTTTATTTTAGTGAGAAAAATAGGCTATATTTTGTGTTGAAATATCTTATACCAGAAAAATTTTTGTCCGAATTTGTTCCTCTAGAGAAAACAAGGATTTTGGATTTTGTTAAAACCATCGGAGTTTATCCATTACGATTAGCTTATCTAAGTGCCATGCCGATAGCTGCTCGGGTTCTTATGAAGAGGCAGATTGCAGATGAGGAAACTGTCAATAAAGTTCTTTTAGCACTGAGATCATTGTATCATCTTACCGAAATATATTTAAATGACGATTTGAATCAAGACGAACAAATGGTTTTCTCTGGTTTACAAGAATTTGAGTTCCGCTCGGCAATTCCTATAATTGGGCCTCTGATTGCTTGGTTTCGCAAAACCTGGTATAATGTGGCTGCCCGATGGGCAATCCGGCACTTAATCCAGCAACAGGCAGCAATTAATAAACGGCAAGAACAGATAATTCTAGAACAAAAACGGAAGATTTTTTGGTTAGAACGATCCTTGATGGAGAACACGCTGTCTTTGAGTCAGGAGATTGCTCGGCTGCTCTTGGAATCAAAGTAA